The following are encoded together in the Flavobacterium haoranii genome:
- a CDS encoding DUF4129 domain-containing protein produces the protein MKNKRSTLLLSILTPFSVFAVKSNDSIVYLQRKFEENFQDKYKGSDFQYETVTKTDLSAWERFWAAVWRKLGDLFSFADTGGALNGLEIVFKIVAFAIIGLVIYLIVRIILKKEGRWIFGKSAKKILVTENVEENIHTIDFNTIIKNATSQKDYRVAVRYYYLWLLKTLSDKNIIEWDIEKTNSDYLREISNSELKKEFRFLSYIYEYSWYGEFELNEEDFSKAQNAFIKNIK, from the coding sequence ATGAAGAATAAACGTTCAACTTTACTTCTATCGATACTAACTCCTTTTTCAGTTTTTGCTGTAAAAAGCAACGATTCTATTGTTTATTTACAACGAAAATTTGAAGAAAACTTTCAAGACAAATACAAAGGAAGCGATTTTCAATATGAAACCGTTACTAAAACTGATCTCTCGGCTTGGGAAAGATTTTGGGCTGCCGTGTGGAGAAAACTTGGCGACCTTTTTAGTTTTGCTGATACTGGCGGAGCTTTAAATGGATTAGAAATTGTTTTCAAAATAGTAGCTTTTGCCATAATTGGACTTGTTATTTATTTAATAGTTCGCATTATTCTTAAAAAAGAAGGACGATGGATTTTTGGAAAATCGGCTAAAAAAATATTGGTTACCGAAAATGTGGAAGAAAACATTCACACTATCGATTTTAATACCATTATTAAAAATGCTACATCACAAAAAGATTATCGTGTTGCGGTTCGTTATTACTATTTATGGTTACTAAAAACATTGTCTGATAAAAACATCATTGAATGGGATATCGAAAAAACAAATAGCGATTATTTAAGAGAAATTTCAAATAGCGAACTTAAGAAAGAATTTCGCTTTTTGTCTTATATCTACGAATACAGTTGGTATGGTGAGTTTGAATTAAATGAAGAAGATTTTTCAAAAGCGCAAAATGCTTTTATCAAAAACATTAAATAA
- a CDS encoding DUF4350 domain-containing protein — protein sequence MSRSLKVYIGILIVILIGIIMIDANRPKPIDWTPTFSIKDKIPFGLYVFNNESDAFFKPQKVTQFGKSPYEFFDSKYSYIDTTYSIKGNFLYINGNFDIDEESVEELLYFAEHGNNIFLSSSDFPSIFADTLHFKMEYDNSFTDSLQMNVEFKQKKNSFYFNKGINASYFTEIDSTSKVLGTQKRSNGKVQSNFIKIPYGKGNFYLHCQPIAFTNYYLLKENQSYAADVLSNLPNENEVFWKIKRYESDGLEQSPLRFWFSQPALKSAWLLAIYALIVFMIFNAKRKQRVIPIITPLKNTTIEFTKTIGNLYYQEKDYLNIIDKKIIFFLEKVRNDYYLDTFNLDETFCKRLQQKSGKNLQDIEKLVQLIKQLRTQSSATETDVIELNNLIEKFYS from the coding sequence ATGTCTAGAAGTTTAAAAGTATATATCGGAATTTTAATTGTCATCTTGATTGGTATAATCATGATTGATGCCAACCGACCTAAACCTATAGATTGGACACCAACTTTTTCTATTAAAGATAAAATTCCATTTGGTTTATATGTTTTCAATAACGAATCAGATGCTTTTTTTAAACCACAAAAAGTCACTCAATTTGGCAAAAGTCCATATGAATTTTTTGATTCAAAATACAGTTATATTGATACTACTTACTCTATAAAAGGAAACTTTTTATACATCAATGGAAACTTCGACATCGATGAAGAATCTGTTGAAGAGCTTTTATATTTTGCAGAACATGGCAATAATATCTTTTTAAGTTCTAGTGACTTCCCTTCTATTTTTGCTGATACTTTACATTTTAAAATGGAATATGATAATTCTTTTACCGATTCGCTTCAAATGAATGTCGAGTTCAAACAAAAGAAAAATTCGTTCTACTTTAATAAAGGAATAAACGCATCATATTTTACTGAAATTGATAGTACTTCAAAAGTTTTAGGAACTCAAAAAAGAAGCAATGGTAAAGTTCAAAGTAATTTTATAAAAATCCCTTACGGGAAAGGAAATTTCTACCTTCATTGCCAACCTATTGCCTTTACAAATTATTATTTATTAAAAGAAAATCAGTCTTATGCTGCTGATGTTTTAAGTAATTTACCAAATGAAAATGAAGTGTTTTGGAAAATAAAACGCTACGAAAGTGACGGATTAGAACAATCACCATTACGCTTTTGGTTCAGTCAACCTGCGTTAAAATCGGCTTGGCTACTTGCTATTTATGCTTTAATTGTTTTCATGATTTTTAATGCTAAAAGAAAACAACGCGTAATTCCAATTATTACACCACTTAAAAACACCACTATCGAGTTCACCAAAACCATTGGTAACCTTTATTATCAGGAAAAAGATTATTTGAATATCATTGATAAAAAAATTATTTTCTTCCTTGAAAAAGTAAGAAACGATTATTATTTAGATACTTTTAATTTAGACGAAACGTTTTGCAAGCGATTACAACAAAAAAGTGGTAAGAATTTACAGGACATCGAAAAATTAGTTCAACTTATAAAACAATTAAGAACTCAATCTTCTGCTACCGAAACAGATGTAATTGAGTTAAACAATTTAATAGAAAAATTTTATTCGTAA
- a CDS encoding T9SS type B sorting domain-containing protein yields MRKKINLLIYFFCLFTFQIIIGQDVTLFSQWNGRYDFTFVGNTLNPSENTSYSPSFLYRTSSSTLTLQPNDNVVAAYLYWAGMGTGDIDIKLNNVDFTADILYNTVGTADSLNYFSAYKDITAFVQTTGNGTYTLSELDLNYLIPQYWHNGTHFAGWSILVIYENPSLTLNQINIYQGLETLSPNRPLGILDSKTIDLNNLYLISNTGAKIGFVAWEGDRGIQHLESLKFSANGITNTLSNSLNPSYNAFNGTNTETNSSVLYNMDLDVYSIENYIVPGTASASVSLESGQDYVMLNTIITKLNSQLPDATIEINNYTTSCNSGNILVDYTVFNVNSTEVLPANTQIGFYIDNQLITTASTVNEIPIGGNESGSILINLPASTTEIFDLIAIVDYNLAVTEINETNNSSTFEIMQWLSPNVNSLENLLSCNLGFTRGIFDFSEYELLVKTNEAQIVSFHETQDEAEQDINEILNTNNYEAQTTPKEIFVRVENDLGCYTITSFQLLTENCPPIIYNAVSADNDGINETFFIEGLHDIFVDYKLEIYNRWGRLIWTGNNSKPDWNGYIEEGIGTKLAPDGTYFYVLHLNDEKYPNALTGYLYLTH; encoded by the coding sequence ATGCGAAAAAAAATTAACCTACTCATTTACTTTTTCTGCTTATTTACATTCCAAATTATAATTGGGCAAGATGTAACTTTATTTTCGCAATGGAATGGTAGATATGATTTTACATTTGTAGGAAACACATTGAATCCATCAGAAAATACAAGTTACTCGCCATCTTTTCTCTACCGCACATCCTCTTCCACTTTAACATTACAACCAAATGACAATGTTGTTGCAGCTTATTTATATTGGGCAGGAATGGGAACTGGAGATATCGATATAAAATTAAATAATGTTGATTTTACTGCTGATATTTTATACAATACGGTAGGAACTGCTGATAGTCTAAATTATTTCAGTGCATATAAAGACATTACCGCTTTCGTTCAAACTACAGGAAATGGAACTTATACTTTATCCGAATTGGACTTAAATTATTTAATTCCTCAATATTGGCATAATGGAACCCATTTTGCTGGTTGGTCTATTTTAGTAATTTATGAAAATCCAAGTTTAACGCTAAATCAAATTAATATTTATCAAGGTTTAGAAACCTTATCTCCCAATCGTCCATTAGGAATTTTAGATTCAAAAACGATTGATTTAAACAATCTCTATTTGATTAGTAATACAGGAGCCAAAATAGGTTTTGTGGCTTGGGAAGGTGATCGCGGTATTCAACATTTAGAAAGTCTAAAGTTTAGTGCAAATGGTATTACTAATACTTTAAGTAATAGTTTGAATCCTTCTTATAATGCTTTTAATGGCACTAATACAGAAACGAACTCATCTGTTTTATACAATATGGATTTAGACGTCTATTCCATTGAAAACTATATTGTTCCAGGCACAGCTTCAGCATCGGTTTCGCTTGAATCGGGTCAAGATTATGTAATGTTAAATACAATTATTACTAAATTAAATAGTCAATTACCTGATGCTACAATTGAAATAAACAATTATACTACAAGCTGTAATTCTGGTAACATTTTAGTAGATTATACAGTGTTTAATGTAAATAGTACTGAAGTTTTACCCGCCAATACACAAATTGGATTCTACATTGACAATCAACTCATAACTACGGCTTCTACAGTAAACGAAATTCCTATTGGAGGTAATGAATCTGGTAGTATTTTAATTAATTTACCTGCTTCAACTACTGAAATTTTCGATTTAATTGCAATAGTAGATTATAATTTAGCTGTAACTGAAATAAATGAAACTAACAATAGTAGTACTTTTGAAATCATGCAGTGGCTTTCGCCAAATGTAAATTCTCTTGAAAATTTATTAAGTTGTAATCTTGGTTTTACAAGAGGAATTTTTGATTTTTCGGAATATGAACTTTTAGTCAAAACAAATGAAGCGCAAATTGTTTCTTTTCATGAAACTCAAGATGAAGCGGAACAAGACATAAATGAAATACTGAATACTAATAATTATGAAGCACAAACTACTCCTAAGGAAATTTTTGTAAGAGTAGAAAATGATTTAGGCTGCTACACTATAACTTCTTTTCAATTACTTACAGAGAACTGTCCACCAATTATTTACAACGCTGTTTCTGCTGATAATGACGGAATTAATGAAACGTTTTTTATTGAAGGATTACATGATATTTTTGTAGATTATAAACTCGAAATTTACAACCGCTGGGGAAGATTAATTTGGACTGGAAATAATTCTAAACCAGATTGGAACGGATATATTGAAGAAGGAATTGGAACTAAACTAGCTCCAGATGGTACTTATTTTTATGTATTACATTTAAACGATGAAAAATATCCTAATGCGCTAACAGGCTATTTATATTTAACGCATTAA
- a CDS encoding DegT/DnrJ/EryC1/StrS family aminotransferase, with product MIKFLDLHKINKPFETDFQLKFQQFLDKGWYILGNEVQQFEADFASFCNSKYCVGVGNGLDALVLIFKAYIELGYLQKGDEVIVPANTYIASILAVLQADLIPVLVEPKLETYNINPDLIEAKITSNTKAILPVHLYGQICEMDIIIEIALKHNLLIVEDAAQAHGASYSFQSQSQFTDKNLSTNELSVRADSRTQAFSFYPGKNLGCLGDGGAVVTNDLQLAETIKKLRNYGSEKKYYNELQGVNSRLDELQAAFLNIKLPFLIKENNTRRNIAKRFLNEINNPKIVLPFWDGTHNHVFHLFVIRTENRDELKSYLSSKGIETMIHYPIPPHKQRAMKDWNHLSFPITEKIHNEVLSLPLNGVLTDDEVSKIIKVLNGWTS from the coding sequence ATGATAAAGTTTCTCGATTTACATAAAATTAATAAGCCATTTGAGACCGACTTTCAATTAAAATTTCAGCAATTTTTAGATAAAGGTTGGTATATTTTGGGTAATGAAGTACAACAATTCGAAGCTGATTTTGCAAGTTTTTGCAATTCAAAATATTGTGTTGGTGTTGGTAACGGACTTGATGCTTTAGTTTTAATATTTAAAGCTTACATCGAATTAGGATATCTTCAAAAAGGAGATGAGGTTATTGTTCCAGCAAATACTTATATCGCTTCTATTTTAGCGGTTTTACAAGCCGATTTAATTCCTGTTTTAGTTGAACCAAAATTAGAAACTTATAACATCAATCCCGATTTAATTGAAGCTAAAATAACTTCTAATACTAAGGCAATTTTACCAGTTCATTTGTACGGACAAATTTGTGAAATGGATATAATAATTGAAATTGCTCTCAAACACAATTTATTAATAGTGGAAGATGCTGCTCAAGCTCATGGAGCTAGTTATAGTTTTCAGTCGCAGTCACAGTTTACAGATAAAAATCTTTCAACTAATGAATTGTCAGTTCGAGCGGATTCGAGAACTCAAGCGTTTAGCTTTTATCCTGGAAAAAATTTAGGTTGTTTAGGCGATGGTGGTGCAGTAGTTACAAATGATTTGCAATTAGCAGAAACCATTAAAAAGCTTAGAAATTATGGTTCTGAAAAGAAATATTATAATGAATTGCAAGGTGTAAATTCAAGATTAGATGAATTACAAGCCGCATTTTTAAATATAAAACTTCCGTTTTTAATAAAAGAAAACAACACAAGAAGAAATATAGCAAAACGCTTTTTAAACGAAATAAACAATCCAAAAATTGTTTTACCATTTTGGGACGGAACTCATAATCATGTATTTCATTTATTTGTTATTCGAACAGAAAATAGAGACGAATTAAAAAGTTATTTAAGTTCGAAAGGAATTGAAACTATGATTCATTATCCAATTCCGCCTCATAAGCAAAGAGCAATGAAAGATTGGAATCATTTGTCTTTTCCCATAACTGAGAAAATTCACAATGAAGTGTTAAGTTTGCCATTAAATGGAGTTTTGACTGATGATGAGGTTTCAAAAATTATTAAAGTTTTGAACGGATGGACATCTTAA
- a CDS encoding glycosyltransferase family 2 protein, whose amino-acid sequence MDILIKSFNRPYYLDRCLFSIEKHAKNSFERIVVLDDGTPQQYLDKIQEKYPQVEIIKSDLYDKKSSNLTESYNGEIPIDFWVKSAEKLSNYFLLIEDDFWFTEDLDLVVLEKETIKDNLVFLKLFWLGNSKLTSSNIIESRTLYNIIKPKLFTSNPFLYKKIFKTYGFRFNDLMKFLGLYTTERNLAYYHIYSVAGSIFKKDYFVSLWKKNNGKVNEGLQIQNALEYLKSNSNSKIAHSKKEYFQTGFSTAATLTHKKYEGINLDIFEVNKFLNEAWFNNKFDVALSLPKDILETEIEQILNNADKTGNLTSEWKKWHFNFKNQYIKLGCKTE is encoded by the coding sequence ATGGACATCTTAATTAAATCGTTTAATCGTCCATATTATCTCGATAGATGTTTGTTTAGTATTGAAAAACATGCTAAAAATTCATTTGAAAGAATTGTTGTGTTAGATGATGGAACTCCACAGCAATATTTAGACAAAATTCAAGAAAAATATCCTCAAGTTGAAATTATTAAATCAGATTTATACGATAAGAAGAGTTCTAATTTAACCGAAAGTTATAACGGAGAAATTCCAATAGATTTTTGGGTTAAATCGGCAGAAAAATTAAGTAATTATTTTTTGTTAATTGAAGATGATTTTTGGTTTACAGAAGATTTAGACTTGGTAGTATTAGAAAAAGAAACAATTAAAGATAATTTAGTTTTCTTGAAGCTTTTTTGGTTAGGAAATTCTAAATTAACTTCTTCAAATATTATTGAAAGTAGAACACTTTATAATATTATAAAGCCTAAATTATTTACTTCAAATCCGTTTTTGTACAAAAAAATATTTAAAACCTATGGTTTTAGATTTAACGATTTAATGAAGTTTTTAGGTTTATACACAACAGAAAGAAATTTAGCCTATTATCACATTTATTCGGTTGCAGGCTCTATTTTTAAAAAAGATTATTTTGTTTCACTTTGGAAAAAAAACAACGGAAAAGTTAATGAAGGTTTGCAAATTCAAAATGCGTTAGAATATTTAAAATCAAATTCAAATAGTAAAATTGCACATTCAAAAAAAGAGTATTTTCAAACCGGATTTTCAACTGCGGCAACTTTAACTCATAAAAAATATGAAGGAATAAATCTTGATATTTTTGAAGTCAACAAATTTTTAAATGAAGCTTGGTTTAATAATAAATTTGATGTTGCTTTGAGTTTACCAAAAGACATTTTAGAAACTGAAATTGAACAAATATTAAATAACGCTGACAAAACTGGAAATCTAACTTCTGAATGGAAAAAATGGCATTTTAATTTCAAAAATCAATATATAAAGTTAGGTTGTAAAACAGAATGA
- a CDS encoding RDD family protein, with protein sequence MQLAINTTQNVTLNFQVASVGDRILAQVIDTLIRLAYVFVINLSGVLDFLPSNDGWEVMAVEIVVYSPILIYSLVLESLWEGQTFGKKLMKIKVIKIDGYQASFVDYLIRWMFRIIEFNIAIIGLLALIFSKTNQRLGDMAAGTAVISLKNNININHTILQEVNNDYVPTYPLVIKLSDNDVRIVKETFETAVATRDYATLIKLREKVIQVTGIKNVSGNDQDFIRTLLKDYNFYTQNM encoded by the coding sequence ATGCAATTAGCAATCAATACAACCCAAAATGTTACATTAAATTTTCAAGTAGCCTCTGTTGGTGATAGAATTTTAGCGCAAGTTATCGATACCTTAATTCGTTTGGCTTATGTTTTTGTCATAAACTTATCTGGAGTTCTAGATTTTTTACCTTCAAATGACGGTTGGGAAGTTATGGCTGTGGAAATTGTGGTATATTCTCCTATTTTAATTTACTCACTTGTTTTAGAAAGTTTATGGGAAGGACAAACATTTGGTAAAAAGCTAATGAAGATAAAGGTTATCAAAATTGACGGTTATCAAGCTTCTTTTGTAGATTATTTAATTAGATGGATGTTTAGAATTATCGAATTTAATATTGCTATTATAGGTTTGTTAGCTTTAATTTTTAGTAAAACCAATCAAAGACTAGGCGATATGGCTGCAGGAACAGCGGTTATTTCTTTAAAAAATAATATCAATATTAATCATACCATTTTGCAAGAAGTAAATAATGACTATGTTCCAACGTATCCTTTGGTTATAAAATTATCAGATAACGATGTGCGCATTGTAAAAGAAACCTTTGAAACAGCTGTTGCTACGAGAGATTATGCAACTTTAATAAAACTTCGTGAGAAAGTGATTCAGGTTACAGGAATAAAAAATGTTTCGGGTAACGATCAAGATTTTATTAGAACTCTTTTAAAAGATTACAATTTTTATACTCAAAATATGTAA
- a CDS encoding shikimate dehydrogenase family protein, which produces MGKNKKHKKQIKYGLVGRNISYSFSRKYFNEKFSLLHFDNCEYLNFDIQTIKEFPNVISETKGLKGMNVTIPYKEEIIPYLDGLSKTARKIGAVNTISISKKKQLKGHNTDHYGFKKALVPLLENHHKKALILGTGGASKAIAYALRKLKIEFDFVSRNPTEYEFSYEELNAEVFNDYQIIINTTPLGTHPNIESCPPLDYDLFTNKHIAFDLVYNPEETTFMKQAKENGAKVQNGYEMLVFQAEKAWKIWNK; this is translated from the coding sequence ATGGGGAAAAATAAAAAACATAAAAAGCAGATAAAATATGGGTTAGTGGGTAGAAATATTTCGTACTCATTTTCTAGAAAGTATTTTAATGAAAAGTTTTCTCTTTTACATTTTGATAATTGCGAATATTTAAATTTTGATATTCAAACTATTAAAGAGTTTCCTAATGTTATTAGTGAAACAAAAGGTTTAAAAGGAATGAATGTTACTATTCCGTATAAAGAAGAAATTATTCCTTATTTAGATGGACTTTCAAAAACTGCTCGAAAAATTGGTGCAGTTAATACCATTTCTATATCGAAAAAAAAGCAACTAAAAGGACACAATACTGATCATTATGGTTTTAAAAAAGCATTGGTTCCACTTTTAGAAAATCATCATAAAAAAGCATTGATATTAGGAACTGGTGGTGCTAGTAAAGCAATTGCTTATGCTCTAAGAAAATTAAAAATTGAATTTGATTTTGTGTCTAGAAACCCAACAGAATATGAGTTTTCTTATGAAGAATTAAATGCTGAGGTTTTTAATGATTACCAAATTATTATTAATACAACTCCACTAGGAACACATCCCAATATTGAATCTTGTCCTCCTTTAGATTATGATTTATTTACTAATAAGCACATTGCTTTCGATTTAGTTTATAATCCAGAAGAAACAACTTTTATGAAGCAAGCTAAAGAAAATGGTGCTAAGGTTCAAAACGGATATGAAATGCTAGTTTTTCAAGCTGAGAAAGCGTGGAAAATTTGGAATAAATAA
- a CDS encoding oligosaccharide flippase family protein has translation MSQQSFHRTIFKSTGLFGVSKVIAMLLRVIVNKVAAIFIGVAGVGTVGYIENILNLKQSIISLGVTQSSVREVAVLNESEKEQRLLQILYKWAWISGLAGLIICTVFAKQLSQAVFNTSNYWQWFLALSFYFLFSSISSIRLAVLTGKRKIKSVVIYQIVLAVFSAVITVGLYYFFYEKGIIPSFIATAFIGFLLSLYFTRNIKVLQEKIPYKVFFTELKPVIVLGLLLSINGIFGQLCYYGIRWFLNRESNEILGIYQVSNTFLVSYLGLVFVAMSKDFYPRLTNFESDKKSFNNLVNDQTETALFIIVPAVLILYILAPILIPILYTKDFLPVLEILHIGLLSVVLKGIAWSIGYIALAKGNKKMYFKQNILGDALNILFSIILYHYLDLFGLGISITLMFLISSVYTYWGVSTTYGFKFRANTLKVIFVSLAISIMGIIGIYFKSFSVYNPILITTLLFSLLYSYVQLKKRL, from the coding sequence ATGAGCCAACAAAGTTTTCATAGAACCATTTTTAAAAGTACTGGACTTTTTGGTGTGTCAAAAGTAATAGCTATGCTATTACGAGTAATAGTAAATAAAGTTGCGGCTATCTTTATAGGCGTTGCTGGTGTTGGTACTGTTGGATATATTGAAAACATCTTAAATTTAAAACAAAGTATTATTAGTTTAGGAGTTACTCAAAGCAGTGTAAGGGAAGTTGCAGTTTTAAATGAAAGCGAAAAAGAGCAAAGGTTGTTGCAAATTTTGTATAAATGGGCTTGGATTTCAGGACTAGCAGGTTTAATAATTTGTACTGTTTTTGCAAAACAATTAAGTCAGGCTGTTTTTAATACATCAAATTATTGGCAGTGGTTTTTAGCTTTAAGTTTTTATTTTTTATTTTCATCAATTTCGTCTATTCGACTTGCAGTTTTAACAGGAAAACGAAAAATAAAAAGCGTAGTTATTTATCAAATTGTTTTAGCTGTTTTTTCTGCAGTAATAACAGTTGGTTTATATTATTTTTTCTATGAAAAAGGTATTATTCCTTCATTTATAGCTACAGCTTTTATTGGTTTTTTGTTGAGTTTGTATTTTACTAGAAATATAAAAGTTTTACAAGAAAAAATTCCATATAAAGTGTTTTTTACTGAATTAAAACCTGTTATTGTTTTAGGTTTGTTACTTTCAATAAATGGGATTTTTGGACAATTATGTTATTATGGAATCCGATGGTTTTTAAATCGTGAGTCCAATGAAATTTTAGGGATTTATCAAGTCAGTAATACGTTTTTAGTTAGTTATTTAGGGCTTGTTTTTGTAGCGATGTCTAAAGATTTTTATCCGAGATTAACAAACTTTGAGTCTGATAAGAAAAGCTTTAATAATTTGGTTAATGATCAAACCGAAACAGCACTTTTTATTATAGTTCCTGCAGTTTTGATATTATATATCTTAGCTCCAATTTTAATTCCAATTTTATATACTAAAGACTTTTTACCTGTTTTAGAAATTTTACATATTGGACTGTTGTCAGTTGTCTTAAAAGGGATTGCGTGGTCAATAGGTTATATTGCTTTAGCGAAAGGAAACAAGAAAATGTATTTTAAACAAAATATTTTAGGTGATGCGTTAAATATTCTATTTTCTATAATATTATATCATTATTTAGATCTTTTCGGTTTGGGAATTTCAATTACTTTAATGTTTTTAATTTCTAGCGTTTATACATATTGGGGTGTTTCCACAACTTATGGATTCAAATTTAGAGCCAATACTTTAAAAGTAATTTTTGTTTCGTTAGCAATTAGTATTATGGGAATTATAGGAATTTACTTTAAAAGCTTTTCGGTTTATAATCCTATTTTAATTACAACTTTGTTATTTTCTTTACTTTATTCTTATGTTCAGCTAAAAAAGCGTTTATAA
- a CDS encoding stage II sporulation protein M: MREVAFIKQNKEKWLEFEQAIYGKTKKNPDDLASLYIHLMNDLSYAQTYYPKSKTTVYLNHLGSQTYQKIYKTKRTETNRLKYFFKTEVPLLVYQYRRYILYAFIAFTLLTLIGVVSAQNDESFVRVILGDQYVNLTLENIKEGDPVAVYKSSSDWASFIGITINNLKVGTFSYFSGILVGIGTFYSMFNNCIMLGSFQYFFYQEGVFWESVRGIWIHGSMEIFAMVIEAAAGFILGASILFPKTLSRMNSFKIGFKESFKIFISTMPFTFAAGFLEGYITRFSKAMPTFLSVAIILITLSIISFYYLVYPFIVHKKLKTNVSTL; this comes from the coding sequence ATGAGAGAAGTTGCTTTTATTAAACAAAATAAGGAAAAATGGCTTGAATTTGAACAAGCTATTTATGGCAAAACTAAAAAAAATCCTGATGATTTGGCCAGTTTATACATTCATTTAATGAATGACTTGTCGTATGCACAAACTTATTATCCAAAAAGTAAAACAACTGTTTACTTAAATCATCTTGGCTCCCAAACTTATCAAAAAATTTATAAAACGAAGAGAACTGAAACTAATCGTTTAAAATATTTTTTTAAAACCGAGGTTCCTTTATTAGTTTATCAATATCGTCGTTACATTCTATATGCTTTTATTGCCTTTACATTGCTTACTCTTATTGGTGTTGTTTCAGCACAAAACGATGAAAGTTTTGTTAGAGTAATTCTTGGCGATCAATATGTAAACTTGACATTGGAAAACATTAAAGAAGGAGATCCTGTTGCGGTTTACAAAAGTAGTAGCGATTGGGCAAGTTTTATTGGCATTACTATAAATAACCTGAAAGTTGGTACATTTTCTTATTTCTCAGGAATTTTAGTAGGAATCGGAACTTTTTATTCCATGTTTAACAATTGCATCATGTTAGGTTCGTTCCAATATTTCTTTTATCAAGAAGGTGTTTTTTGGGAAAGTGTTCGTGGCATTTGGATACATGGTTCTATGGAAATTTTTGCTATGGTTATTGAAGCTGCAGCTGGTTTTATTTTAGGAGCTAGTATACTGTTTCCTAAAACACTATCGAGAATGAATTCTTTTAAAATTGGCTTTAAAGAAAGTTTCAAAATCTTTATCAGTACGATGCCTTTTACATTTGCTGCCGGATTTTTAGAAGGTTATATAACCCGATTTTCAAAAGCAATGCCTACATTTTTGAGTGTAGCAATTATACTTATAACTTTATCAATTATAAGTTTTTATTATTTAGTTTATCCATTTATTGTTCATAAAAAATTAAAAACAAATGTTTCAACTTTATAA
- a CDS encoding GNAT family N-acetyltransferase → MKKYTVVKYSSLHYTIWNKFVSQSKNATFLFHRDFMEYHSNRFEDYSLLIFDDKENVCAILPANRVENNVYSHQGLTYGGLVLTQKTKLVEAISIFREILSFLKLNGIENLDVKVLPSIYNDSPADELEYLAFLCEAKLKRRDSLSVINLEYKKNYSTDRKQAIKKGIKNDLLIKEVESFEEFWNQILISNLLQKHQTKPVHSLQEITQLKNKFPKNIRQFNVYKDSKIVAGTTIFETKNVAHSQYISGNSEKNKLGSLDILHDFLITEVFAVKKYFDFGISNENEGKNINEGLSYWKESFGARTIVQSFYQFETKSFEKLNSVFI, encoded by the coding sequence TTGAAAAAATATACTGTAGTAAAATATTCTTCCCTACACTATACTATTTGGAACAAATTTGTTTCCCAATCTAAAAATGCTACCTTTTTGTTTCATCGCGATTTTATGGAATATCACAGTAATCGTTTTGAAGATTATTCCCTATTAATTTTTGATGATAAAGAAAATGTATGTGCAATTTTACCTGCAAATAGAGTAGAAAATAATGTTTATTCACATCAAGGATTAACTTATGGTGGATTAGTTTTAACTCAAAAAACGAAACTTGTAGAAGCGATTTCAATTTTTAGAGAAATTCTATCATTTTTAAAACTGAATGGAATTGAAAATCTAGACGTTAAAGTTCTCCCTTCAATTTATAATGATTCTCCCGCAGATGAGTTAGAATATTTAGCTTTTTTATGTGAAGCAAAATTGAAGAGACGAGATTCGTTATCAGTTATAAATTTAGAGTATAAAAAAAACTATTCGACAGATAGAAAACAAGCCATAAAAAAAGGAATTAAAAATGATTTATTAATAAAAGAAGTTGAGAGTTTTGAAGAATTTTGGAACCAAATTTTAATTTCTAATTTATTGCAGAAACATCAAACTAAACCAGTTCATAGCCTACAAGAAATTACCCAATTGAAGAATAAATTTCCAAAAAACATTCGCCAGTTTAATGTTTATAAGGATTCAAAAATTGTAGCAGGGACAACTATTTTTGAGACAAAAAATGTTGCACATTCTCAATATATTTCAGGAAACAGTGAAAAGAATAAACTAGGAAGTTTAGATATTCTCCATGATTTTTTAATAACAGAGGTTTTTGCCGTTAAAAAATATTTTGATTTTGGTATTTCAAATGAAAATGAAGGTAAAAACATTAACGAAGGGCTGTCTTATTGGAAAGAAAGTTTTGGAGCCAGAACAATTGTGCAAAGTTTTTACCAATTTGAAACGAAAAGTTTTGAGAAATTAAATTCGGTTTTTATATGA